One window of Thermocoleostomius sinensis A174 genomic DNA carries:
- a CDS encoding acetolactate synthase large subunit → MNTAELLVRCLENEGVEYVFGLPGEENLHVLQALKQSSIQFITTRHEQGAAFMADVYGRLTGKAGVCLSTLGPGATNLMTGVADANLDRAPLVAITGQVGTDRMHIESHQYLDLVAMFAPVTKWNTQIVRPSNTAEIVRKAFKLAQSEKPGAVHIDLPENIAAMKVDSKPLRTDTRERVYASFQSIERAAAAISQAQNPLILVGNGAIRAHASEALTEFATTLNIPVANTFMGKGVIPYTHRLALWTVGLQQRDYISCGFDNTDLVIAVGYDLIEYSPKRWNPLGDIPIVHINMTPAEVDSSYIPMAEVVGDISDSLAEILRRSDRNGKPEPYAVHLRDEILSDYEEHANDAGFPIKPQKLIYDLRQVMGPEDIVISDVGAHKMWIARHYHCDCPNTCIISNGFAAMGIAIPGAIAAKLVAPDRKVVAVTGDGGFMMNNQELETALRAKTPFVTIIFNDGGYGLIEWKQINHFGESAFVHFTNPDFVRLAESMGVKGYRVESSTDFVPILKEALSQDVPAVIDCPVDYRENLRFSQKAGDLSCEI, encoded by the coding sequence ATGAATACGGCTGAATTACTCGTTCGATGCTTGGAAAATGAAGGCGTTGAGTATGTATTTGGACTTCCAGGTGAAGAAAATTTGCATGTTCTGCAAGCCCTGAAACAGTCTTCTATTCAGTTTATTACCACCCGCCATGAACAAGGGGCTGCCTTTATGGCTGATGTGTATGGGCGGCTAACAGGCAAAGCAGGAGTGTGTCTGTCTACACTTGGACCGGGCGCAACGAATTTGATGACAGGAGTGGCCGATGCTAACCTCGATCGCGCGCCGTTGGTGGCCATTACCGGACAGGTAGGAACCGATCGAATGCACATCGAATCCCATCAGTATCTGGATCTGGTGGCTATGTTTGCACCTGTCACAAAATGGAATACACAGATTGTTCGCCCTAGCAACACCGCAGAAATTGTGCGAAAGGCTTTCAAGCTGGCTCAAAGCGAAAAGCCCGGGGCAGTACATATTGATTTGCCAGAAAACATTGCCGCAATGAAAGTGGACAGTAAACCCCTGAGAACGGATACCCGTGAACGGGTCTATGCCTCTTTCCAAAGCATCGAGCGAGCCGCCGCTGCTATTTCCCAAGCTCAAAATCCCCTGATTTTAGTAGGAAATGGAGCCATTCGCGCCCACGCCAGTGAAGCCTTAACCGAGTTTGCGACGACGCTGAACATTCCCGTTGCCAATACGTTTATGGGCAAAGGTGTCATTCCTTATACCCACCGGTTGGCGCTGTGGACGGTGGGGCTTCAGCAGCGAGATTACATTAGCTGTGGTTTTGACAATACCGACTTGGTGATTGCAGTCGGCTATGATTTGATTGAATATTCGCCCAAACGCTGGAATCCGCTGGGAGATATTCCTATTGTCCATATCAATATGACCCCCGCTGAGGTAGACAGCAGCTATATTCCAATGGCTGAGGTTGTGGGAGACATTTCAGATTCATTAGCTGAAATTTTGCGGCGCAGCGATCGCAACGGCAAGCCCGAACCCTATGCTGTACATTTGCGGGATGAGATTCTCTCGGACTATGAAGAACACGCCAACGATGCTGGCTTCCCAATCAAACCCCAAAAGTTAATCTATGATCTACGGCAGGTGATGGGACCGGAAGATATTGTAATTTCAGATGTGGGGGCCCACAAAATGTGGATCGCCCGTCACTATCACTGCGATTGTCCCAATACCTGCATTATCTCTAATGGGTTTGCTGCTATGGGAATCGCCATTCCAGGGGCCATTGCTGCCAAACTAGTTGCACCCGATCGCAAGGTTGTAGCCGTGACCGGAGATGGGGGCTTCATGATGAATAATCAGGAGCTAGAAACAGCGTTACGAGCTAAAACCCCCTTTGTAACGATTATCTTTAATGATGGTGGCTATGGACTAATCGAATGGAAACAAATTAATCACTTTGGTGAGTCTGCTTTTGTTCATTTTACCAATCCCGACTTTGTCCGCTTAGCTGAAAGCATGGGTGTTAAAGGGTATCGCGTCGAGTCTAGCACCGATTTTGTCCCCATTCTTAAAGAGGCCCTAAGTCAAGATGTACCAGCCGTGATCGACTGTCCAGTAGATTATCGCGAAAATTTACGCTTTAGTCAAAAAGCGGGTGATCTTAGTTGTGAAATTTAG
- a CDS encoding NAD-dependent succinate-semialdehyde dehydrogenase, translating into MAIATINPATGEIIKEFEPLTEAAIAQKIELAQRTFESYRYTSMEQRAAWLTAAADLLDANKETYGKLMTLEMGKPIAAAIAEVEKCAWVCRFYAEHAAEFLQDTLIETDASHSFVHYQPLGIILAVMPWNFPFWQVFRFAAPALMSGNVGLLKHASNVPQSALAIEEILTKAGFPEGAFQTLLIGSDRVAPIIADDRVKAATLTGSEAAGASLASAAGKQLKKTVLELGGSDPFIVLDSADLEAAVSTAVTARMLNNGQSCIAAKRFIVQESIAAAFAEKMTAQFAALKVGDPMHPDTNVGPLATPTILKDLDAQVQACVAQGARVLIGGQPLAEFPSANYYPPTILTDLPLGCPAYHEEFFGPVALLFQVPDLNAAIELANSTPFGLGASAWTQIDQERDRLIHELEAGAVFINGLVKSDPRMPFGGIKRSGYGRELGAEGIREFVNIKTVWVK; encoded by the coding sequence ATGGCTATTGCCACGATTAACCCGGCGACGGGAGAAATCATCAAGGAGTTTGAGCCGTTGACGGAGGCGGCCATTGCCCAGAAAATCGAGCTTGCCCAACGAACGTTCGAGTCGTATCGCTACACCTCAATGGAACAACGGGCAGCCTGGTTAACCGCAGCGGCTGACCTTCTAGATGCCAACAAAGAAACTTATGGCAAGTTGATGACCCTGGAGATGGGAAAGCCGATCGCCGCCGCCATCGCCGAAGTGGAAAAGTGCGCGTGGGTGTGCCGCTTTTACGCAGAACATGCAGCGGAGTTTCTGCAAGACACGCTGATCGAGACGGATGCCAGTCACAGTTTCGTGCATTACCAGCCGCTAGGTATTATATTAGCCGTGATGCCGTGGAATTTTCCATTTTGGCAAGTATTTCGGTTTGCGGCTCCGGCCTTGATGTCCGGTAATGTGGGGCTGCTCAAACATGCGTCGAATGTCCCTCAGTCGGCGCTGGCGATCGAGGAAATTTTAACCAAGGCTGGGTTTCCGGAGGGTGCGTTTCAAACCTTGTTGATTGGGTCCGATCGCGTGGCACCAATTATTGCAGATGATCGCGTCAAGGCTGCCACCCTGACAGGTAGTGAAGCTGCTGGTGCTAGTTTGGCCAGTGCAGCCGGCAAGCAACTTAAAAAAACGGTGCTGGAATTGGGCGGCAGCGATCCGTTTATTGTGCTAGACAGTGCTGATTTGGAAGCGGCCGTCTCTACAGCGGTAACGGCGCGGATGCTCAACAACGGACAATCGTGCATTGCCGCTAAGCGCTTTATTGTGCAGGAATCGATCGCCGCTGCGTTTGCCGAAAAGATGACGGCTCAGTTTGCCGCGCTGAAGGTGGGCGATCCGATGCACCCAGACACCAACGTGGGCCCGTTAGCAACTCCCACCATTCTCAAAGATTTGGATGCTCAGGTACAAGCCTGTGTAGCACAAGGCGCTAGAGTCTTGATTGGGGGACAGCCCCTTGCTGAATTTCCCTCTGCGAACTACTACCCTCCTACAATCCTGACCGACTTGCCGCTCGGTTGTCCCGCCTATCACGAAGAGTTCTTCGGGCCGGTGGCGCTGCTGTTTCAAGTTCCCGATCTGAATGCAGCGATCGAGTTAGCGAACAGTACCCCGTTTGGATTGGGAGCCAGCGCTTGGACGCAAATTGATCAGGAGCGCGATCGACTCATTCATGAACTAGAAGCTGGGGCCGTGTTCATCAACGGGCTAGTCAAGTCCGATCCTCGAATGCCGTTTGGCGGAATTAAGCGTTCCGGGTACGGGCGCGAACTTGGCGCTGAAGGGATTCGCGAATTCGTCAACATTAAAACAGTGTGGGTGAAGTAA